The Deltaproteobacteria bacterium region TCCGCTCACGCTCTGGGCCTGGACCTTGACGCCGCCGCCGCGCACGCGCGACTCGAGGTGGCCGATGCCGGGCTTCTGGCCGTTGAGCGCGCCCGAGACGGTGGTGAACGACACGTCCGCGCCGGTCGAGGCGGGGAGCACCAGCACCACGTCCGCGGACACCGTCTCCAGGCGGGCGCTGCTGGCCTTGGCCGCGCGCGCCTCCACGTCGCCCGAGACGCTGCGCAGGTCGAGCGCGCCCTCGGTGCCCTCGACCTTCACTTTTCCGGACACGGAGTGCACCTCCAGATCGCCCACCACCCCCTTCACCGACACCGTTCCCGAGACCTGGTTCGCGGTCACCCGACTTCCCGCGGGCACGCGGAGGGTGAAGGCCAGCTTGGCGTCGCCGCTGCAGTTCCGGTCGCGGTCCTGGACATCGCAGGGGCCACAGCAGACGCGCGCCACCACCTCGCCGGCCTTGCCGCGGAGATCGACCGTCCACTTCTTCTGCTCGGCCTCGCTGCCCGAGAGCCACTCCGCGTCGACCTCGGTCCGCGTGCCGGGAATGGCCTCGACGGTGATCGGCCCCGCCACGTTGCTCACCTGCACCGTCGGGGTGGCGCCGGTGTCGAAGGCCACGTGCGAGGCGCCGTCGCCGGCGGTGAGGGCCAGGGCCAACAGGACAGACGTCATGCGCGACTCCGTAAGAGGTCCGCAAGGTACGAGGGACGCCGCGCGGCTATTTCGACACCTTGTGCCCTCCGACTCGCGCGCCCACAATGGCCTCATGGCCACCAAGCCGCCGTCGGGGCGCCTCGCGCGTCTGGGCAAGCTGGCGTCGCTCTCGGCCAAGGTCTCCACCGGGCTGGCGGCGAGGGCCGCGGCGCGCGTGATCGGCAAGAACCCCGACGAGCTGGAGCGCCAGGCCACCGAGCGCGTGGTGGCCACCCTCGGCGAGCTCAAGGGCGCGGCCATGAAGCTGGGCCAGGCGCTGTCGATGGATCCAGACGCGCTCCCGCCCGAGCTGCGCGCGGTCATCGCCCGCTTGCAGAACCAGGCGCCGCCGGTGGCGTACGAGGAGATCGCGACCGTCATCGAAGCCGAGCTGGGCGGACCGCCGGAGGCGCGCTTCGCCGAGTTCGACCACACCCCGCTCGCCGCCGCCAGCCTGGGCCAGGTGCACCGCGCGCGGCTGCAGGACGGCCGAGAGGTCGCCGTGAAGGTGCAGTACCCGGGCATCGTGGACGCCATCGAGTCGGACTTCGCGAACCTGGGGGTGATCGTGAACGCGGTGGGCAAGACCTCGCCCACCTTCGACGGCCGCGAGTACTACGAGGAGTTCCGCCGGGAGATCGCCCTTGAGACCGACTACGAGCGCGAGGCGCTGCACGCGCGCCAGTACCGCGGCTGGGTGTCGCGCTTTCCGGATCTCGTGGTGCCCGAGGTCATCGACTCGCACTCGGGCAAGCGGGTGCTGACCCTGGAGCTGGTGCGCGGCGTGACCCTGGGCCAGTTCGTGACCACGTCGGCGGACGACGCGGCGCGCCTGCGCGTCTCCAGCCAGCTCATCCGCGCCATCTACGGGCCGTTCCTGCTCGCCGGCGAGATCCACGCGGATCCGCATCCAGGTAACTTTTTGGTTACAGACGACGGCAAGCTGGCCATCCTCGACTTCGGCAGCGTCAAGGCCTTCAGCCCCTCGTTCGTCGACGCCTGTCGCCGCTACTTCCGCGCGAACCTCGAAGGCCCGCCCATCGACGTGCTCGAGGCCGTGCGCGCCGCGGGCTTCCGGGTGGAGCTGCCCGATGCCCTGGCGCGCGACGTGCTCGGCGAGGTCCAGGCCATCGCCGGACGGCCGGTGCGCACCGGGAGCTACGACTACGGCGCCGACACCGCCAACAAGGACATGCGCGCCCTGGTCGCCCGCCGCGGCAAGGACGTGCTCCGCATCCGGCCGCCGGCCGAGGGCGTGATGTTCGCCCGCGCCATCGGCGGCTGCGCCCAGAACCTGCGCGCGCTCGCGGCGCGCGGAGACTTTCGCGCGGTGTTCGAAGGGCTCTTGCCCCTGCTGCCGTGAGCCCCAGCCAGGGCGCGCTCGCTTTTCGCACTTGCGAGCGAGCGGTGCGTTGAACATTCTCGCCGCGTCGGTCGTCCAACCGGCACC contains the following coding sequences:
- a CDS encoding DUF4097 family beta strand repeat protein — its product is MTSVLLALALTAGDGASHVAFDTGATPTVQVSNVAGPITVEAIPGTRTEVDAEWLSGSEAEQKKWTVDLRGKAGEVVARVCCGPCDVQDRDRNCSGDAKLAFTLRVPAGSRVTANQVSGTVSVKGVVGDLEVHSVSGKVKVEGTEGALDLRSVSGDVEARAAKASSARLETVSADVVLVLPASTGADVSFTTVSGALNGQKPGIGHLESRVRGGGVKVQAQSVSGNVEVK
- a CDS encoding AarF/ABC1/UbiB kinase family protein, with product MATKPPSGRLARLGKLASLSAKVSTGLAARAAARVIGKNPDELERQATERVVATLGELKGAAMKLGQALSMDPDALPPELRAVIARLQNQAPPVAYEEIATVIEAELGGPPEARFAEFDHTPLAAASLGQVHRARLQDGREVAVKVQYPGIVDAIESDFANLGVIVNAVGKTSPTFDGREYYEEFRREIALETDYEREALHARQYRGWVSRFPDLVVPEVIDSHSGKRVLTLELVRGVTLGQFVTTSADDAARLRVSSQLIRAIYGPFLLAGEIHADPHPGNFLVTDDGKLAILDFGSVKAFSPSFVDACRRYFRANLEGPPIDVLEAVRAAGFRVELPDALARDVLGEVQAIAGRPVRTGSYDYGADTANKDMRALVARRGKDVLRIRPPAEGVMFARAIGGCAQNLRALAARGDFRAVFEGLLPLLP